The following proteins come from a genomic window of Miscanthus floridulus cultivar M001 chromosome 2, ASM1932011v1, whole genome shotgun sequence:
- the LOC136540912 gene encoding protein FAF-like, chloroplastic — MALTVFETTEQQLLPCQQAVEQQGTGDGGKAAAAGGEKAAVMLNETDHGGDDDRPAERDDIWNMIQAQKPPPPAAPRQQAQAPYVHPLVRRSSSLLTQKSLEICTESLGSETGSDGFSDADGSATDRSCPGSDDERGEEEVAPRAAPPRAFPPPLPSLARRKVESTMEMRQERQDGRLLVKVVPVASSTLFRAQRRGGRLLLSFADTAAPPAPASDELDRSRAQPETEQQQADEEDEEDEVEVVDRGTVVEVKVSAQPQARSGSGPRVHRSALVINKFVGAEPVTSCEIDDSATAPRRCTGSTTTAVAALAAASALSATAAPPNNGDDAVPGATCGENKLLMTAKRHSSKEELMKHMRRCSGQLSPSLFVWEGCIATSS; from the coding sequence ATGGCACTGACAGTGTTCGAGACCACCGAGCAGCAGCTCCTCCCGTGCCAGCAGGCCGTCGAGCAGCAGGGCACTGGCGATGGCGGCAAGGCCGCCGCTGCTGGCGGCGAGAAGGCTGCCGTCATGCTGAATGAGACGGAccacggcggcgacgacgaccgaCCGGCGGAGAGGGACGACATATGGAACATGATCCAGGCGCagaagccgccgccgcctgcaGCGCCCAGGCAGCAGGCGCAGGCGCCGTACGTGCACCCGCTCGTGCGCCGTTCGTCCAGCCTGCTGACGCAGAAGAGTCTGGAGATCTGCACCGAGAGCCTCGGCTCGGAAACAGGCTCGGACGGCTTCTCCGACGCCGACGGCTCCGCCACCGACCGCTCGTGCCCGGGCTCCGACGACGAGCgcggggaggaggaggtggccccGCGCGCGGCCCCGCCCAGGGCGTTTCCGCCGCCGCTTCCGTCGCTGGCGCGGCGCAAGGTGGAGTCCACCATGGAGATGAGGCAGGAACGCCAGGACGGCCGCTTGCTCGTCAAGGTCGTCCCCGTGGCGTCGTCCACCCTGTTCCGCGCGCAGCGCCGCGGCGGGCGCCTGCTCCTGTCGTTCGCGGACacggccgcgccgcccgcccccGCCTCGGACGAGCTGGACAGAAGCCGCGCCCAGCCGGAGACCGAGCAGCAGcaggccgacgaggaggacgaggaggatgaGGTCGAGGTCGTGGACAGGGGAACGGTCGTCGAGGTGAAGGTGAGCGCGCAGCCGCAGGCGCGCAGCGGGAGCGGCCCGCGGGTGCACCGCTCCGCGCTCGTCATCAACAAGTTCGTGGGCGCCGAGCCGGTCACCTCCTGCGAGATCGACGACAGCGCCACAGCTCCGAGGCGCTGCACTGGGTCCACCACCACAGCGGTCGCGGCCCTGGCAGCGGCCTCGGCGCTGAGCGCGACCGCCGCGCCGCCGAACAATGGCGACGACGCCGTCCCCGGCGCCACGTGCGGCGAGAACAAACTCCTGATGACGGCGAAGCGGCACAGCAGCAAGGAGGAGCTGATGAAGCACATGCGCCGGTGCAGCGGGCAGCTGAGCCCGTCGCTTTTCGTTTGGGAGGGGTGCATCGCAACCTCCTCCTGA